The Altererythrobacter sp. CAU 1644 genome has a window encoding:
- a CDS encoding LacI family DNA-binding transcriptional regulator, which produces MGRKPTGRPTSFDIAYLAGVSQPTVSRALRGDRSVSAETRAKIERIARELNYTVDKNASSLRSQRSNTIALLFFEDPTPDESMINPFFLAMLGSITRACADRGLDLLISFQRMEDDWHVQYQDSHRADGIILLGYGDYEAYLERLAQLEEQGTHYARWGSVTKDASGATVGSNNFGAGVLAGQHLIDGGRTRIAFLGDADDRYPEFAERYGGLCQALTDAGLEVDQGRQFDAITTEAAGYAAARELLSSEKEFDAIFAASDLIAIGALRALAEAGLKVPEHVAVIGFDDIPAASLTSPPLTTIMQDIKSAGEVLVETLMAEIEGREPEVRKLDTKLIVRGSTTA; this is translated from the coding sequence ATGGGGCGCAAACCGACCGGACGACCGACAAGCTTCGACATCGCTTACCTGGCTGGAGTATCCCAGCCGACCGTGAGTCGCGCACTGCGGGGCGACCGATCGGTCAGCGCCGAAACCCGCGCCAAGATCGAGCGGATCGCGCGCGAGCTCAACTACACGGTCGACAAGAATGCATCCTCGCTCCGCTCGCAGCGATCGAACACCATCGCCCTGCTGTTCTTCGAGGATCCGACCCCCGATGAAAGCATGATCAACCCGTTCTTCCTCGCCATGCTGGGGTCGATCACGCGGGCTTGCGCCGACAGAGGACTCGACCTGTTGATCTCGTTCCAGCGGATGGAAGACGACTGGCACGTCCAGTACCAGGACAGCCATCGCGCCGACGGAATCATCCTGCTCGGCTATGGCGACTATGAGGCCTATCTCGAACGGCTCGCCCAGCTCGAGGAACAGGGCACGCACTATGCGCGCTGGGGCTCGGTGACCAAGGATGCGAGCGGCGCCACGGTCGGCTCGAACAATTTCGGCGCCGGCGTCTTGGCAGGCCAGCACCTGATCGACGGCGGGCGGACCAGGATCGCTTTCCTCGGGGATGCGGATGACCGCTACCCGGAGTTTGCCGAGCGATATGGCGGCCTGTGCCAGGCCCTGACGGACGCCGGCCTCGAGGTCGATCAAGGGCGGCAGTTCGATGCCATTACGACCGAGGCCGCGGGCTATGCGGCGGCCAGGGAACTGTTGTCGAGCGAAAAGGAATTCGACGCGATCTTCGCCGCCAGCGACCTGATCGCCATCGGCGCCTTGCGCGCCCTTGCCGAAGCCGGGCTCAAGGTACCCGAGCATGTCGCCGTGATCGGCTTCGACGATATCCCCGCAGCGAGCCTCACCTCGCCGCCGCTGACCACGATCATGCAGGACATCAAGTCGGCCGGAGAGGTCCTGGTGGAAACGCTGATGGCCGAGATCGAGGGCCGCGAACCCGAAGTGCGCAAGCTCGACACCAAGCTGATCGTACGCGGCAGCACCACCGCCTGA
- a CDS encoding TonB-dependent receptor: MAIRSKLAGGISATAFSVAMAAALPQAAFAQDDTADAEAAEEAEEGNVIIVSGFRQSLETAVAEKRLSNQILESVTAEDIGKLPDDSIGESIARLPGVTSQRLNGRANVIAIRGLGPDFSQTLLNGREQTSTGDNRAVEFDQYPSEVVNQVVVYKSPSANIVGQGLVGTIDVRTIRPLEAGKRILAIGAKGSYADIGALNAGSEKYGYRVNATYVDQFADDTIGIALAAAYTDEPYQLQEFNAWGYAGDGSTTNPFVIGGSKSFVTSTQLQRFGINGTLQFEASPNLMITVDGFYSNFDDDSSKRGIELPLGFLAFGTQFDPSTATLGDTQFGSFAAEGTFTNVEGVVRNDIFQRKADLYSGGINLDYEGDDGWSAFFDFGYSRTDRNELSLESYSGTGYNVGVGATDTIRFFSDSNGTSFQPTLDYSDPTLIVLTDPLGWGGSRVQAGYFNDRIIEDELFQYRLGVAKEFDSFFSKVHVGLAYTDRSKNLTPDEFFIMPAGGATEVSIPSEFLLRSTDLGYLGLGPIVSYDARDLIANGTLMLDRNTSNDIPAKAYSISEKLMTAYVQADIFKELGSAELTGNIGVQAIATNQKSSGIAFAAGQQVDVTLGDDFWDVLPSANLSLRLASDWVIRLAASRQIQRPQLDDLRSAISYGINNNLAESPTGVAPFISGGGGNPLLRPYRANAVDFNVEKYFGNGSGVIAAQLFYKDVVNYIDGSRVIFDYAGLPTPAGLTPATTIGFLDSEVNTGGGSFYGAELSATLPFDLFIGALEGFGATGGVGYTKTKIEDANGNTDVIPGYSKWVANGTLYYERGGFNARGSVRYRSKFLADFTGFGGSPTRRLARAETIVDAQVGYDFEGGALDGLSVYVQGQNLTNAPFVSQFNVPVSEAVIDYQEYGRRFLAGFTYKF; encoded by the coding sequence ATGGCTATTCGTAGCAAGCTGGCTGGCGGCATCAGTGCCACCGCCTTTTCGGTCGCAATGGCAGCCGCACTGCCGCAAGCCGCATTCGCGCAGGACGATACGGCTGACGCCGAAGCCGCCGAGGAGGCGGAAGAAGGCAATGTGATTATCGTCAGCGGTTTTCGTCAATCGCTGGAAACTGCCGTCGCCGAAAAGCGGCTGAGCAACCAGATCCTCGAATCGGTTACCGCAGAAGACATCGGCAAGCTGCCCGACGACTCGATCGGTGAATCGATCGCTCGCCTGCCCGGCGTTACCTCGCAGCGCCTCAATGGCCGCGCCAACGTCATCGCCATTCGCGGCCTGGGCCCGGATTTCTCGCAGACGCTGCTCAACGGCCGCGAACAGACCTCTACCGGCGACAACCGCGCCGTCGAATTCGACCAGTATCCGTCGGAAGTCGTCAACCAGGTCGTCGTCTACAAGAGCCCCTCGGCCAACATCGTCGGTCAGGGCCTGGTCGGAACGATCGACGTGCGCACCATTCGCCCGCTCGAAGCCGGCAAGCGGATCCTCGCGATCGGTGCCAAGGGTTCCTATGCCGATATCGGCGCGCTCAACGCGGGTTCGGAGAAGTACGGCTATCGCGTCAACGCGACCTATGTCGATCAGTTCGCCGACGACACCATCGGCATCGCCCTGGCAGCGGCCTATACGGACGAGCCCTATCAGCTGCAGGAATTCAATGCCTGGGGTTATGCCGGCGACGGCTCGACCACCAATCCGTTCGTCATCGGGGGCAGCAAGAGCTTCGTCACTTCGACCCAGCTCCAGCGCTTCGGCATTAACGGCACGCTGCAGTTCGAAGCGTCGCCCAACCTGATGATCACCGTCGACGGGTTCTACTCGAACTTCGACGACGATTCGAGCAAGCGCGGTATCGAGCTGCCGCTCGGCTTCCTCGCCTTCGGCACGCAGTTCGATCCTTCGACCGCAACGCTGGGCGACACGCAATTCGGTAGTTTTGCTGCCGAAGGCACCTTCACCAACGTCGAAGGCGTGGTTCGCAACGACATCTTCCAACGCAAGGCCGATCTCTACTCGGGCGGCATCAACCTCGATTACGAAGGTGACGACGGCTGGAGCGCATTCTTCGACTTCGGCTATTCGCGCACCGACCGCAACGAGCTGAGCCTCGAGAGTTATTCGGGCACCGGCTACAATGTCGGCGTCGGCGCGACCGATACGATACGCTTCTTCTCCGACAGCAATGGCACGAGCTTCCAGCCGACGCTCGACTATTCGGACCCGACCCTGATCGTGCTGACCGACCCGCTGGGGTGGGGCGGCAGCCGCGTGCAGGCCGGTTACTTCAACGATCGCATCATCGAGGACGAACTGTTCCAGTACCGCCTCGGCGTCGCGAAGGAGTTCGACAGCTTCTTCTCCAAGGTCCATGTCGGCCTCGCCTATACCGATCGCAGCAAGAACCTGACCCCGGACGAGTTCTTCATCATGCCCGCCGGCGGTGCGACCGAAGTGTCGATCCCGAGCGAATTCCTCCTGCGTTCGACCGACCTCGGCTATCTCGGCCTCGGACCGATCGTCAGCTACGACGCTCGCGACCTGATCGCCAATGGCACGCTGATGCTCGACCGGAACACGTCGAACGATATTCCGGCCAAGGCCTACAGCATCTCCGAAAAGCTGATGACCGCCTACGTCCAGGCCGACATCTTCAAGGAACTCGGATCGGCTGAACTTACTGGCAATATCGGTGTGCAGGCGATCGCGACCAACCAGAAGTCTTCGGGTATCGCCTTTGCTGCAGGCCAGCAGGTCGACGTGACCCTGGGTGACGATTTCTGGGACGTGCTTCCGAGCGCCAACCTGTCGCTGCGCCTCGCCAGTGACTGGGTTATCCGCCTGGCTGCCTCGCGCCAGATCCAGCGTCCTCAACTCGACGACCTGCGCTCGGCGATCAGCTATGGCATCAACAACAACCTGGCGGAAAGCCCGACCGGTGTAGCGCCGTTCATTAGCGGCGGTGGCGGTAACCCGCTGCTGCGCCCTTATCGCGCCAATGCCGTCGACTTCAACGTCGAGAAGTACTTTGGCAATGGCTCGGGCGTGATCGCGGCTCAGTTGTTCTACAAGGACGTGGTCAACTACATTGACGGTTCGCGTGTGATCTTCGACTACGCCGGGCTGCCGACGCCTGCCGGCCTGACGCCAGCGACGACCATCGGCTTCCTCGACTCCGAAGTGAACACCGGTGGCGGCAGCTTCTACGGTGCGGAACTCTCGGCCACCTTGCCTTTCGACCTCTTCATCGGGGCGCTCGAAGGTTTCGGGGCGACCGGCGGCGTTGGCTACACCAAGACAAAGATCGAGGATGCCAACGGCAACACCGACGTCATTCCGGGCTATTCGAAGTGGGTTGCGAACGGCACGCTCTACTACGAGCGCGGCGGTTTCAACGCCCGCGGCAGCGTGCGCTATCGTTCGAAGTTCCTGGCCGATTTCACCGGCTTCGGCGGTTCGCCGACACGGCGCCTGGCACGTGCGGAAACCATCGTCGATGCGCAGGTCGGCTATGACTTCGAAGGCGGCGCGCTGGATGGCCTCTCGGTCTACGTCCAGGGCCAGAACCTGACCAATGCGCCCTTCGTGTCGCAGTTCAATGTGCCGGTCTCCGAGGCGGTGATCGACTACCAGGAATACGGGCGCCGTTTCCTGGCTGGTTTCACCTACAAGTTCTAG
- a CDS encoding tryptophan halogenase family protein, which yields MSLKDQQSLDFVIAGGGTAGWIAAALLARFSPPGTRVQLVESEAIGTVGVGEATIPQIHLLNNALGLDERDFLRETKATFKLGIEFDGWQREGHAYMHAFGQVGRGAGLLPFQQYWLRAQQLGLAKPLKHYSLNETAARGLKMQRGRRTPQSLEMPYAYHFDAGLYASYLRRYSELRGVTRHEGMIARVECDGESGEIAALVLDDDRRIEGRFFIDCTGFRALLIDGALEAGFDDWSNVLPCNRAMAVPCATGGDFTPYTCSIARKAGWQWRIPLQHRIGNGYVYCSDHLSDEEAAETLLANLDGKALGDPKPIKFTTGKRRKHWHRNCLALGLAAGFLEPLESTSIHLIQSAMSRFLTVLPKGAGDPAIVDHFNTQADFEWERIRDFLVLHYWANEREGDPFWDGVRNMELPATLQRKIEQWQSAGFIHREHEELFTEVGWFQVLAGQGVEARSYNPAADSLSEDELKALLADTETAISAEVRQMPDHAPFLRSYMMQNMPQGVPA from the coding sequence GTGTCGTTGAAAGACCAGCAGAGCCTCGATTTCGTGATTGCCGGCGGAGGTACCGCCGGATGGATCGCCGCGGCGCTGCTGGCCCGGTTCTCTCCGCCTGGAACGCGTGTCCAACTGGTCGAGAGCGAGGCGATCGGCACGGTGGGGGTCGGCGAGGCGACCATTCCGCAAATTCACCTGCTGAACAATGCGCTGGGCCTCGACGAGCGCGACTTCCTGCGCGAAACCAAGGCGACCTTCAAGCTCGGCATCGAGTTCGACGGCTGGCAGCGCGAAGGCCATGCCTATATGCACGCCTTCGGACAGGTTGGCCGCGGGGCAGGGCTGCTTCCCTTCCAGCAATATTGGCTGCGCGCGCAACAGCTCGGCCTGGCCAAGCCGCTGAAGCACTACTCGCTCAACGAAACGGCGGCGCGCGGGCTCAAGATGCAGCGCGGCCGGCGGACGCCGCAGTCGCTCGAGATGCCCTACGCCTATCATTTCGACGCCGGACTCTACGCGAGCTATCTGCGACGCTATTCCGAACTACGCGGAGTTACACGCCACGAGGGCATGATTGCGCGGGTCGAATGCGACGGCGAAAGCGGCGAAATCGCTGCGCTCGTACTGGATGACGACCGCCGGATCGAAGGCCGGTTCTTCATCGACTGCACGGGCTTTCGCGCCTTGCTGATCGATGGCGCACTTGAAGCGGGCTTCGACGATTGGAGCAACGTACTGCCCTGTAACCGTGCGATGGCCGTGCCTTGTGCGACCGGCGGCGACTTCACGCCCTACACATGCTCGATCGCGCGCAAGGCCGGGTGGCAATGGCGCATTCCGCTGCAGCATCGGATCGGCAATGGCTATGTCTACTGTTCGGACCACCTCTCCGACGAGGAGGCGGCGGAAACGCTGCTGGCGAACCTTGACGGCAAGGCACTGGGCGATCCGAAGCCGATCAAGTTCACGACCGGCAAGCGGCGCAAGCACTGGCACCGCAACTGTCTTGCGCTTGGGTTGGCGGCGGGCTTCCTCGAGCCGCTAGAATCCACTTCGATCCACCTGATCCAGAGCGCGATGAGCCGATTCCTGACCGTGCTCCCCAAAGGCGCAGGGGACCCAGCGATCGTCGACCATTTCAATACGCAGGCCGATTTCGAGTGGGAACGGATCCGCGATTTCCTCGTGCTGCACTACTGGGCCAATGAACGCGAAGGCGACCCCTTCTGGGACGGCGTGCGCAACATGGAATTGCCCGCCACGCTCCAGCGAAAGATCGAACAGTGGCAATCGGCCGGCTTCATCCACCGCGAACACGAGGAACTGTTCACCGAGGTGGGCTGGTTCCAGGTGCTGGCGGGGCAGGGGGTCGAGGCGCGGAGCTACAATCCCGCAGCCGACAGCCTGAGCGAGGACGAACTCAAGGCCCTTCTCGCAGACACCGAAACCGCGATCTCCGCAGAAGTGCGGCAGATGCCCGATCACGCTCCTTTCCTGAGATCCTACATGATGCAGAACATGCCGCAGGGAGTGCCCGCATGA
- a CDS encoding alpha-amylase family glycosyl hydrolase, translated as MTRFALPLIALGLAACATAQNSPAAPSSDVAEASFRSRAPAEEVVYFVLPDRFENGDPSNDKGGLKGGPLQTGFDPEHKGFFHGGDLKGLTQRLDYLERMGITAIWFAPIFQNKPVQGSPGQESAGYHGYWVTDFTRPDAHFGTRDEFKAFVEAAHARGMKVYMDIITNHTADVIGYKDGPATNYEYRSKGDYPYSTRGGPDGKPINPGFMGDEDSSAENFAKLVDPGYAYIPHVPAAEKDVKVPAWLNDPIYYHNRGNSSFTGEDSRFGDFSGLDDLFTEHPRVREGMIEIFGSWIDDFGIDGFRIDTARHVDPGFWQVFVPAMLERAKARGIPNFHMFGEVYKDVPQNGYIAEYTRRDKLPSVLDFAFQASMRELLGRDQGTVVLAHLFDGDVLYEGGEETALNLPTFLGNHDMGRFSTLIKADKPDISQQELLDRVLLGHAMMMVLRGSPVIYYGDEQGFVGDGHDQLAREDMFPSKTAVYNDNDLIGTDATTAASNFDERHPLFQLIAEFSEIRRAHPALSRGRQVTRHYEQEPGIFAVSRFDPATGGEYLLAFNTTAAPRNANIAIGYDARAFETLAGACPTRVSAPGSASVALAPFGWAVCRVSERAE; from the coding sequence ATGACCCGCTTTGCCCTCCCGCTGATTGCGCTTGGACTGGCCGCCTGCGCGACCGCTCAGAATTCGCCGGCTGCGCCATCATCCGACGTAGCAGAAGCCAGCTTCCGCTCCCGCGCGCCCGCGGAGGAAGTGGTCTATTTCGTCCTCCCCGACAGGTTCGAGAATGGCGATCCATCGAATGACAAAGGAGGGCTAAAGGGCGGCCCGCTCCAGACCGGATTCGATCCTGAGCACAAGGGATTCTTCCATGGCGGCGACCTCAAAGGGCTGACGCAACGGCTTGATTATCTCGAGCGCATGGGGATCACCGCGATCTGGTTCGCGCCGATTTTCCAGAACAAGCCGGTGCAGGGCTCGCCGGGGCAAGAGAGCGCGGGCTATCACGGCTATTGGGTGACCGATTTCACCCGGCCCGACGCGCATTTCGGAACGCGAGACGAATTCAAGGCCTTCGTCGAGGCCGCGCACGCGCGCGGAATGAAGGTCTACATGGACATCATCACCAACCACACCGCCGACGTCATCGGATACAAGGACGGGCCGGCGACCAATTACGAGTATCGCAGTAAGGGCGACTATCCCTATTCGACCCGCGGCGGCCCGGACGGCAAGCCGATCAATCCGGGCTTCATGGGCGATGAGGACTCGAGCGCGGAGAATTTCGCCAAGCTGGTCGATCCGGGCTACGCCTACATTCCGCACGTGCCGGCAGCCGAGAAGGACGTGAAGGTCCCCGCCTGGCTCAACGATCCGATCTACTACCACAACCGCGGCAACAGCAGCTTCACCGGCGAGGACAGCCGCTTCGGCGATTTCTCCGGCCTCGACGATCTCTTCACCGAGCATCCGCGCGTACGCGAAGGAATGATCGAGATCTTCGGCAGCTGGATCGACGATTTCGGCATCGACGGATTTCGGATCGATACCGCGCGCCACGTCGATCCCGGTTTCTGGCAAGTCTTTGTGCCAGCCATGCTCGAACGCGCCAAGGCGCGCGGCATTCCCAATTTCCACATGTTCGGCGAAGTCTACAAGGACGTGCCGCAAAACGGCTACATCGCGGAATACACCCGCCGCGACAAACTCCCTTCCGTGCTCGATTTCGCTTTCCAGGCCTCGATGCGCGAACTGCTCGGGCGCGATCAGGGCACGGTCGTGCTCGCGCATCTGTTCGATGGCGACGTGCTTTACGAAGGCGGTGAGGAGACGGCGCTCAACCTCCCGACTTTCCTTGGCAATCACGACATGGGGCGTTTTTCGACCCTCATCAAAGCCGACAAGCCGGACATTTCGCAGCAGGAATTGCTGGACCGCGTATTGCTCGGTCATGCGATGATGATGGTGCTGCGGGGTTCGCCCGTGATCTACTATGGTGACGAGCAGGGGTTCGTCGGCGATGGCCATGACCAGCTGGCGCGCGAGGACATGTTCCCGAGCAAGACCGCGGTCTATAACGACAATGATCTGATCGGCACCGACGCGACTACCGCGGCCTCGAATTTCGACGAGCGCCACCCGCTGTTCCAGCTCATCGCAGAGTTCTCCGAGATCCGCCGCGCGCATCCAGCGCTGTCGCGCGGCCGGCAAGTCACGCGCCACTACGAGCAGGAGCCCGGCATCTTTGCCGTCAGCCGGTTCGATCCCGCAACAGGCGGCGAGTATCTCTTGGCCTTCAACACCACTGCCGCTCCACGCAACGCCAATATCGCAATCGGCTATGACGCGCGTGCTTTCGAAACGCTCGCCGGTGCCTGCCCGACGCGGGTCAGCGCACCGGGCAGTGCTTCCGTCGCGCTCGCGCCGTTCGGGTGGGCGGTGTGCCGGGTGTCGGAGCGCGCAGAATGA
- a CDS encoding alpha-amylase family glycosyl hydrolase — protein MNEVSKLTEATTLTGEQPWWRGASIYQIYPRSFMDSNDDGIGDLPGITEKLGYVADLGVDAIWVSPFYTSPMLDFGYDVAAFRDVDPIFGTLSDFDALVKRAHELDLKVIIDQVYSHCSDQHRWFAESRSSRDNPKADWFVWADPKPDGTPPNNWQSIFSGPAWSWDARRQQFYFHNFLPQQPDLNLHNPAVQEELLDVGRFWLDRGVDGIRVDAVLHFMHDPALTDNPVSSDPNKIKARGHDFQDNIHNQGHPAIFDFLEKLRGMTDEYGAIFSVAEVGGSGVRDFTRACAEGDKRLNSAYGFDFLYASRLTPELVCSAQKDWPDTPGTGWPTWAFENHDAPRAISRWHTGPDREAFLRFKMAVFCALRGNIILYQGEELGLDQVEIPYELVQDPEALRNWPLTLSRDGARTPMPWLAEAPQAGFSKAEPWLPIGAENATKSVELQQGDAGSLLSHTRAMLALRKAHPAIQHGAVTRCEVRGDLLLFERTSNDEKVRYVFNFGSEAQDCPPGEAEGELIAAVNDASSERLPAFSALVLKL, from the coding sequence ATGAACGAGGTAAGCAAACTGACCGAAGCAACAACTTTGACCGGCGAACAGCCCTGGTGGCGCGGCGCGTCGATCTACCAGATCTACCCGCGCAGCTTCATGGATTCTAATGATGACGGCATCGGAGACCTGCCGGGCATAACCGAAAAGCTCGGCTATGTGGCCGACCTCGGCGTCGATGCGATCTGGGTCTCGCCCTTCTATACCTCGCCGATGCTCGATTTCGGCTACGACGTCGCGGCATTCCGCGATGTCGATCCGATCTTCGGGACGCTGAGCGATTTCGATGCGCTGGTGAAACGTGCGCACGAACTCGACCTCAAGGTCATAATCGACCAGGTCTATTCGCATTGCTCGGACCAGCATCGCTGGTTCGCCGAGAGCCGTTCAAGCCGCGACAATCCCAAGGCCGACTGGTTCGTCTGGGCCGACCCCAAGCCTGACGGAACTCCTCCCAACAACTGGCAGTCGATCTTTTCGGGCCCGGCCTGGTCGTGGGACGCCCGGCGTCAGCAATTCTATTTCCATAACTTCCTGCCGCAGCAGCCCGATCTCAACCTCCATAATCCCGCGGTGCAAGAAGAATTGCTCGACGTCGGTCGGTTCTGGCTGGATCGCGGCGTCGACGGCATTCGCGTCGACGCGGTGCTGCACTTCATGCACGATCCGGCGCTGACCGATAACCCGGTGTCGAGCGACCCCAACAAGATCAAGGCGCGCGGTCACGACTTCCAGGACAACATCCACAACCAGGGCCACCCGGCAATTTTCGATTTCCTCGAGAAGCTGCGCGGAATGACCGACGAATACGGCGCGATCTTCAGCGTTGCCGAGGTCGGCGGTAGTGGAGTGCGCGACTTCACGCGTGCCTGCGCCGAGGGCGACAAGCGGCTCAACTCCGCCTACGGCTTCGACTTCCTCTATGCGTCCAGGCTGACCCCCGAACTGGTCTGTTCGGCCCAGAAGGACTGGCCCGATACACCGGGTACCGGCTGGCCTACCTGGGCCTTCGAGAATCACGATGCACCGCGCGCCATTTCGCGCTGGCACACGGGCCCGGATCGCGAGGCGTTCCTGCGCTTCAAGATGGCTGTGTTCTGTGCCTTGCGCGGCAATATCATCCTCTATCAGGGTGAAGAACTTGGCCTCGACCAGGTCGAGATCCCCTATGAACTGGTCCAGGATCCGGAGGCGCTGCGTAACTGGCCGCTGACGCTGTCGCGCGATGGCGCCCGCACGCCGATGCCGTGGCTTGCCGAAGCGCCGCAGGCAGGCTTCTCCAAGGCCGAGCCATGGCTCCCGATCGGGGCCGAGAACGCGACGAAATCGGTCGAGCTCCAGCAAGGCGACGCAGGTTCCTTGCTCTCCCACACCCGCGCCATGCTAGCGCTGCGCAAGGCGCACCCGGCCATACAACATGGGGCCGTTACACGCTGCGAGGTGCGGGGCGATTTGCTGCTGTTCGAGCGCACCAGCAATGACGAGAAGGTTCGTTACGTCTTCAACTTCGGAAGCGAGGCGCAGGATTGTCCGCCGGGCGAGGCGGAAGGCGAACTGATCGCCGCTGTCAACGATGCAAGCTCCGAACGTCTTCCAGCATTCAGCGCCTTGGTATTGAAATTATGA
- a CDS encoding glycoside hydrolase family 97 protein, whose protein sequence is MKIFSLSAFVAIALSAPAALAEEVVTSPDGQLTVAVDVNGEGRPFYRIEKDGEVVLSDSRLGFLLTDQDKLERRLAITGATRASHDETWEQPWGERRFVRDRHNELTVRFEEASDEKRKFGVTFRVFDDGVGFRYLFDDASMGETVRIAEELTEFNIASDGTAWWIPGGEWNRYEYLYEKTPISGVSVAHTPLTFRMENGTHLAIHEAALVDFAGMWIKRTTGTNFRATLAPTGSTAARAVRDVPFATPWRTIRVSDDAAGLAMSDIELNLNEPNKLDDVSWFKPHKYVGVWWSLHLDEESWGRETGSGSDASFTAKKHGATTENVKRYIDFAAEHGFEGVLVEGWNIGWDGNWFFNGGLFSFTEAYPDYDFEELARYAAEKGVPIVGHHETSGDIGNYESQLEAGLDLMAARGVKSIKSGYVTDACNLRYVHPDGRETRECTESQVMQRHHLKVVTEAAKRKIAINPHEPVKDTGLRRTYPNWVSREGARGMEFNAWGVPPNGPSHVPTMAFTRMLSGPMDYTPGVLSLEGRGQPLQMTQARALAEYVVIYSPIQMAADLPEHYAEHMDAFQFIKNVPADWSESLILAAEVGEYVVTARKDRNSDAWYVGGATDEQARTSVLELDFLDPGKSYTATIYRDGPNAHFEGEGRFDIVIEKRTVRSGDAFELTMAPGGGFAIAIVPQ, encoded by the coding sequence ATGAAAATTTTCTCGCTTTCTGCCTTCGTCGCAATTGCCCTCTCGGCGCCCGCCGCTCTGGCTGAGGAGGTGGTGACATCTCCCGACGGTCAGCTCACTGTGGCAGTCGATGTCAATGGTGAGGGGCGCCCGTTCTATCGGATTGAAAAGGATGGCGAGGTCGTTCTGAGCGATAGCCGGCTTGGCTTCCTTTTGACCGATCAGGACAAGCTCGAGCGGCGGCTCGCGATCACGGGCGCGACACGCGCCAGTCATGATGAGACGTGGGAGCAGCCGTGGGGTGAGCGCCGCTTCGTTCGCGATCGCCATAATGAGCTGACGGTTCGGTTCGAGGAAGCGAGCGACGAGAAGCGCAAGTTCGGTGTCACCTTCCGCGTGTTCGATGACGGGGTCGGCTTTCGTTATCTGTTCGATGATGCCAGCATGGGCGAGACGGTCCGCATCGCCGAGGAACTGACCGAATTCAACATCGCGTCCGACGGGACCGCGTGGTGGATCCCGGGTGGCGAATGGAACCGCTACGAATACCTCTATGAGAAGACGCCGATCAGCGGCGTGTCGGTGGCGCATACGCCACTGACTTTCCGGATGGAGAATGGCACGCACCTCGCCATCCACGAGGCAGCCCTGGTCGATTTCGCCGGAATGTGGATCAAGCGGACGACCGGCACGAATTTTCGCGCCACGCTGGCGCCGACTGGTTCGACGGCGGCGCGGGCAGTTCGCGACGTTCCTTTCGCGACGCCCTGGCGCACCATTCGCGTGTCGGACGATGCCGCCGGGCTTGCGATGAGCGATATCGAACTCAACCTCAACGAGCCGAACAAGCTCGACGATGTCAGCTGGTTCAAACCGCACAAATATGTCGGCGTGTGGTGGTCGCTGCACCTCGACGAGGAAAGCTGGGGCCGTGAAACTGGCTCGGGCTCCGACGCCAGCTTCACCGCCAAGAAGCACGGCGCCACGACCGAGAACGTCAAGCGCTACATCGATTTCGCTGCCGAACACGGGTTCGAAGGCGTGCTGGTCGAGGGCTGGAACATCGGCTGGGACGGCAACTGGTTCTTCAACGGCGGGCTATTCAGCTTCACCGAGGCCTATCCCGATTACGATTTCGAGGAACTCGCACGCTACGCCGCCGAGAAAGGCGTCCCGATCGTCGGACACCACGAGACTTCGGGCGATATCGGCAATTACGAAAGCCAGCTCGAGGCGGGCCTCGACCTGATGGCGGCGCGTGGCGTCAAATCCATCAAGTCCGGCTACGTGACCGACGCCTGCAACCTGCGTTACGTCCACCCCGATGGGCGCGAGACGCGCGAATGCACCGAAAGCCAGGTGATGCAGCGCCATCACCTCAAGGTCGTGACCGAGGCCGCCAAGCGGAAGATCGCGATCAATCCGCACGAGCCGGTCAAGGACACGGGCTTGCGCCGGACCTATCCCAACTGGGTCAGCCGAGAAGGTGCCAGGGGCATGGAATTCAACGCCTGGGGCGTGCCGCCCAATGGGCCGAGCCATGTGCCGACAATGGCCTTTACCCGCATGCTGTCGGGCCCGATGGATTACACGCCAGGCGTACTCAGCCTCGAAGGGCGAGGGCAGCCGCTGCAGATGACGCAGGCCCGCGCATTGGCCGAATATGTGGTGATCTACTCGCCGATCCAGATGGCCGCCGACTTGCCCGAACACTACGCCGAGCACATGGATGCCTTCCAGTTCATCAAGAACGTACCGGCGGACTGGTCCGAGAGCCTGATCCTCGCTGCGGAGGTCGGCGAATATGTCGTGACTGCACGCAAGGATCGGAACAGCGATGCCTGGTATGTCGGTGGTGCTACTGACGAGCAGGCGCGGACCAGCGTGCTTGAGCTCGATTTCCTCGATCCGGGCAAGAGCTACACCGCGACGATCTATCGCGATGGACCCAATGCACACTTCGAAGGCGAGGGTCGGTTCGATATCGTGATCGAAAAGCGCACGGTTCGCAGCGGGGACGCTTTCGAACTGACCATGGCGCCGGGCGGAGGCTTTGCGATCGCGATCGTTCCGCAATAA